Genomic DNA from Acuticoccus sp. MNP-M23:
CGCCGCCGCGCCGACATTGCGTGCGCAAACGCGACACGGCGCCTGTGCAGCCCGAGGGCGTTCAACCGTTCAGACCCGATCACGGCATTTTTTCTGAATGATTTTTCAGACGTCAGAATCGCCGGGGCGGCCATCGCAATCTTGAAAATATCGCTGAGAGGCATAGGGGTTCGACTGACGGTTGTTCAGGATGGACTGATGCCGTCAATACGCCCTGGAAAGCCGTTCTCCAACATGCGGCCGCCGGTCTTTGGTTCTTCGGCGCCAAGAAGCCGCATTCAGAGACGGGACAATTGCGCGGAAGGGTTGACGCTAGCAGGGGAGATCGCTATGTCAGCGCAACCGAAGCGAAGGCTGCCGCGTGCGGCGCTTGTGGCGCGCCCAGCATCCCGCATCGGTACTCCGGTTCGAGTTTCGTTCGGCGCTTTGCCGCGCTAACTCTGTCGTCCGCACCGGCTCCTCGTCCCTCAAATGGGCGGGCCGAAGCGGCGCTTTTACTTGTTGGCCCCATGGGTCAGCCCGCGGGATGACCCGCTTTTGTCCGGGCAGCAATGCCCGAAAATGAGATCAGCGGGCTTGCCCGCGACTGAGATGGGCGGCGACGCCCGCGTATGGGAAGGTTTAATGCCAACGATCAACCAGTTGATCCGTAAGCCTCGGGTCGCGCCGGTTAAGCGCAACAAGGTGCCGGCGATGGAGGCGAACCCGCAGAAGCGCGGCGTTTGCACCCGCGTCTACACGACGACGCCGAAGAAGCCGAACTCGGCACTTCGTAAGGTGGCCAAGGTTCGGCTTACGAACGGCTTCGAGGTCATTGGCTACATTCCGGGTGAGGGGCACAACCTCCAGGAGCACTCCGTGGTGATGATCCGCGGCGGCCGCGTGAAGGACCTTCCGGGCGTTCGCTATCACATCCTTCGCGGTGTGCTCGATACGCAGGGCGTCAAGAACCGCAAGCAGCGCCGCTCCAAGTACGGCGCCAAGCGTCCGAAGTAAGTTCAGATCGCCGCGGCATGTCCGCGGCGATTGCGGCCTTCCGGCACTCTTGCGCGGACGGTCGGGAGACCGCCATGACAGCACCGGTTGTCCCATGGCGGTTATCAAATGTTGAAGGTGATCGCCCGGCGATCACTGATGGTGGAAAGCGCGGCGCCTCTGATGTAGGGGCGACCACAAAATCAGTATTGGGAACGTTAGATGAGCCGTCGTCACAGCGCTGAGAAGCGGGAAGTCCTGCCGGACCCGAAGTTCGGCGACGTAATCCTGTCCAAGTTCATGAATGCGATCATGTACGACGGCAAGAAGTCCGCCGCCGAGAAGATCGTCTATGGCGCGCTCGACATCTGTCAGGCGAAGAGCCGCACCGACCCGGTCCAGCTGTTCCACGACGCGCTGTCCAACGTGTCGCCGTCCGTCGAAGTGCGTTCGCGCCGCGTCGGTGGTGCCACCTACCAGGTGCCCGTAGAGGTTCGGCCCGAGCGTCGCCAGGCACTGGCCATCCGCTGGCTGATCATCGCCGCGCGCAAGCGCAACGAGAAGACCATGGTCGACCGCCTCTCGGGTGAGCTGATGGACGCGGCCAACAACCGCGGCACCGCCGTGAAGAAGCGTGAAGACACCCACAAGATGGCTGAAGCCAACCGGGCCTTCTCGCACTACCGCTGGTAATTCTGCGGCCACACGTAAATTTAGTCACGAACGCTCGGACGCACGCTCATGTCACGCACCCACAAGATTGAAGACTATCGCAACTTCGGCATCATGGCTCACATTGATGCCGGGAAGACGACGACGACCGAGCGCATTCTGTACTACACCGGCCGCAGCCACAAGATCGGTGAAGTCCACGACGGCGCCGCCACCATGGACTGGATGGAGCAGGAGCAGGAGCGCGGCATTACGATCACGTCCGCCGCGACGACCTGTTTCTGGCAGGACAAGCGCCTCAACATCATCGACACGCCGGGCCACGTGGACTTCACCATTGAAGTCGAGCGTTCGCTCCGCGTGCTCGACGGTGCCATCGCTCTTCTGGACGCCAACGCCGGCGTCGAGCCCCAGACCGAGACCGTCTGGCGCCAGGCCGACAAGTACTCGGTCCCGCGGATGATCTTCGTCAACAAGATGGACAAGATCGGCGCCGACTTCTTCCGTTGCGTCGAGATGATCGTCGAGCGCCTTGGTGCCAAGCCGATCATTCTTCAGCTGCCGATCGGCGCCGAGAACGACTTCAAGGGCTGCATCGACCTCGTGAAGATGCAGGCGATCATCTGGCACGACGAGTCGCTGGGTGCGAGCTTCGACTACATGGACATCCCCGACGACCTGAAGGACCAGGCTCTCGAGTACCGCGAGAAGCTGGTCGAGATGGCTGTCGACATGGACGAGGCGGCGATGGAAGCCTACCTCGACGGCACCGAGCCGACCGAAGAGCAGCTGAAGGCGATGATCCGCAAGGGGACCATCGACAACGCCTTCACGCCGATCCTCACGGGCTCCGCGTTCAAGAACAAGGGCGTGCAGCCGCTGCTCGACGCCGTCGTCGACTACCTGCCGTCCCCGATCGACGTTGAGTCCATCAAGGGCATCGACGTGAAGACCGAAGAGCTGGTGAAGCGTCACCCGTCCGACGAAGCACCGCTTGCGATGCTCGCCTTCAAGGTGATGAACGA
This window encodes:
- the rpsL gene encoding 30S ribosomal protein S12, with product MPTINQLIRKPRVAPVKRNKVPAMEANPQKRGVCTRVYTTTPKKPNSALRKVAKVRLTNGFEVIGYIPGEGHNLQEHSVVMIRGGRVKDLPGVRYHILRGVLDTQGVKNRKQRRSKYGAKRPK
- the rpsG gene encoding 30S ribosomal protein S7, whose amino-acid sequence is MSRRHSAEKREVLPDPKFGDVILSKFMNAIMYDGKKSAAEKIVYGALDICQAKSRTDPVQLFHDALSNVSPSVEVRSRRVGGATYQVPVEVRPERRQALAIRWLIIAARKRNEKTMVDRLSGELMDAANNRGTAVKKREDTHKMAEANRAFSHYRW